One window from the genome of Mycolicibacterium gadium encodes:
- a CDS encoding P-loop NTPase family protein has protein sequence MDLGAVSRWYPIGSVVQVVHGGGRIATGRLEAIDSGSLVLMMEGRPTMLSAQVIDSIEMAQAGSVQVPASAKPVLVQALEPVRSPQHATPRGSAARPNLSPRWNHLADVYAVSDEDLRLSNPTFEADSSAAPEGRLIEIQTRLNKVKNGIAAGRRLNNPETVRLAIRELVRAAHDLHYPPGYNLAALLLLDLGAGPSAKRQAEEWAALAAPSGARYAWDHAVMLYQGGRNREAVAVLGQVLASEPADDPADLLLCLFVLLVLRESMTEAAVAALSPAVSANAERRSVAIGAGLYLVFKLTPELAYPLEPILLEKRNSPKDLKLVLDSLLPGAAQRIAAPPECGSADPIPPAPAPQAVKDPRLQIDAARRQLDFGRFEAALAMARAALAEHSGNQELLEIIDNAEREQSLSRKPAPPPRILHASYSTRTPDTPYAQAQYADTKEKNWAKAEKLYHQAIAAGDNAERAVRSLAWGLHRKKRSDEALKLLQEPPVEVHDRLPHQNMIITVLSDLGQFYEAAELLEELLLGPYPNQTKTGLLKRLIVLYRKQRDADRAKDAAARLLSSAPKNPEFRRIAEDVSKAARTGIWDKIDVLAAKVAYRPDQTGSIGLVLQSRLERCEYAGVNPHRVQEGGLSESDVRDLEALIHDLGPQKSLDRAKYNLTAARVLWDLGRTEDNRFRQSLRAYCAAMGDLLSAERRPGELIRTYYAEAVSLGPWNDMAELKVKQFIVSYLPPEQQQPGRRQTIEHCLDAVLEHENLRRPLLTGLLTVINMADNKVGAELISRTWKVQALRDTFFNELWDYLGRNTATGQSDYAQLWADGVKTLHYELEAQRQELQLPSRRPDPLLTVREDQQLLEDADRLAPTTPLDTDRIKKTIATLDEVHGYLEQTAYLERERLESKIRTGIAELVETIVEFPTRLSLEYLVPLLRKLDAALAGHFAQVQSEAEPSQLEVTPVLSGYAPNAASTIQVQLSVTNLPRRSPVGDVVIHVLDNAADYHAFPDTIPVAHSLRDEQTETCTVALTVTPRAIEQEVITFRYQVLFTVRSERRVASEPETLSLRLNRNEDWKPIRNPYLEGPPVNDKDMFYGRDTLVEVLVNSLEHVDTKCVVLYGQKRVGKSSVLIHLERRLRLPLIPARLSLQETVQDLRMLSWAIADAFWRKFEDLELDDAMPPLGIPRPELGQFADQPQISFNNYMRDMKRAMRRNEAYRCCRMVLLLDEFTVLYTAIERGKLGPDFMKVWKAMLESNLFSSVVAGNDLMPRFLKRFPNEFQVASQEQVSYLDEEWATKLIWKPIPLDNGESRYRGDAVRRILELTARNPYYIQLFCNRLVQHMNDERQPLIGPADVDRVTAALVSGDRALPLEQFDNLLTPGDADVSEVSGEDALDLLKASLSGHRGDLYLDNRKALARPNGPQIIEDLLRRDVIVQGTGDRYRIKVGLFAEWLHQRKSWEIA, from the coding sequence ATGGATTTGGGGGCAGTCAGCAGGTGGTATCCGATTGGTTCGGTGGTCCAAGTCGTCCACGGTGGGGGCAGGATTGCGACCGGGCGGCTGGAGGCAATCGACTCCGGCAGCTTAGTGCTGATGATGGAGGGACGGCCGACCATGCTGTCGGCCCAAGTAATTGATTCGATCGAGATGGCCCAAGCCGGATCGGTCCAAGTTCCGGCCTCGGCCAAACCCGTTCTGGTGCAGGCGCTTGAACCTGTGCGATCGCCTCAGCACGCGACGCCTCGGGGGTCCGCGGCACGTCCAAATCTCAGCCCGCGCTGGAACCACCTCGCGGACGTGTACGCCGTTAGCGACGAGGACCTGAGGCTCAGCAACCCCACCTTCGAAGCTGACAGCTCAGCTGCTCCGGAGGGCAGGCTGATCGAGATCCAGACTAGGCTCAATAAAGTCAAGAACGGCATCGCGGCTGGGCGCCGACTCAACAACCCCGAGACGGTACGGCTCGCAATTCGCGAACTTGTGCGAGCGGCCCACGATCTGCACTATCCGCCGGGCTACAACCTGGCCGCGCTGCTATTGCTCGATCTCGGTGCAGGCCCGAGCGCAAAGCGGCAGGCCGAGGAGTGGGCCGCACTCGCCGCGCCGAGCGGCGCACGATACGCCTGGGATCATGCCGTCATGCTCTACCAAGGGGGACGAAACCGCGAGGCCGTTGCCGTGCTCGGCCAGGTGCTGGCGTCCGAGCCAGCCGACGACCCGGCTGACCTCCTCCTGTGCCTGTTCGTCTTGCTGGTCCTCCGCGAGTCGATGACCGAAGCGGCCGTCGCGGCGCTCAGCCCAGCCGTGTCTGCCAACGCAGAACGCCGGAGCGTGGCGATTGGCGCAGGCCTTTACTTAGTATTCAAGCTGACCCCTGAGCTGGCATACCCGCTGGAGCCAATACTTCTGGAGAAACGCAACTCGCCCAAAGACCTCAAATTGGTGTTGGACAGCCTGTTGCCGGGAGCCGCTCAGCGCATCGCTGCACCGCCTGAGTGTGGCTCTGCCGATCCAATCCCACCGGCTCCCGCCCCTCAAGCCGTCAAGGATCCCCGGCTGCAGATCGATGCGGCCCGCCGCCAGCTGGACTTTGGCCGTTTCGAGGCGGCGCTCGCCATGGCCCGTGCAGCGCTCGCGGAACATTCGGGCAACCAAGAATTGCTCGAGATCATCGACAACGCAGAGCGTGAGCAGTCGCTGAGCCGCAAGCCTGCACCCCCTCCGCGGATACTGCACGCGAGTTACTCAACCCGTACCCCTGACACCCCCTATGCCCAGGCACAGTACGCCGACACGAAGGAAAAGAATTGGGCGAAGGCCGAGAAGCTGTATCACCAGGCGATCGCGGCTGGTGACAACGCCGAGCGCGCCGTCCGCAGTCTGGCCTGGGGGCTGCACCGGAAAAAGCGCAGCGACGAGGCGCTCAAACTGCTACAAGAGCCGCCGGTAGAGGTCCATGATCGGCTGCCTCACCAGAACATGATCATCACAGTGCTGAGCGACCTGGGCCAGTTTTACGAGGCCGCCGAACTACTCGAAGAGCTATTGCTTGGCCCATATCCGAATCAAACCAAGACTGGCCTGTTGAAGCGCCTCATCGTTCTTTACCGCAAGCAGCGTGACGCGGACCGAGCCAAGGACGCAGCCGCCCGTCTCCTCAGCTCCGCGCCTAAAAACCCAGAGTTCCGCCGCATCGCAGAAGACGTCTCCAAGGCTGCTCGCACCGGTATCTGGGACAAGATTGATGTGCTTGCTGCCAAAGTGGCATACCGACCAGATCAGACTGGCTCGATCGGCCTAGTGCTGCAGTCCCGGTTGGAACGCTGCGAGTATGCCGGCGTCAATCCGCACCGTGTACAGGAGGGCGGGCTCTCAGAAAGTGACGTCCGCGATCTTGAAGCTCTGATTCACGACCTCGGCCCACAAAAATCATTGGACCGAGCCAAGTACAACCTGACTGCGGCACGCGTTCTGTGGGACCTCGGTCGCACAGAAGACAATCGCTTCCGCCAGTCCTTGCGTGCGTACTGCGCGGCGATGGGCGACTTGCTCAGCGCAGAGCGGCGTCCAGGTGAACTGATACGCACTTACTACGCCGAAGCGGTTTCGCTCGGCCCTTGGAACGACATGGCAGAACTGAAAGTTAAGCAGTTCATCGTCAGCTACCTCCCGCCCGAGCAGCAACAGCCGGGGCGTCGTCAGACTATTGAGCACTGCTTGGACGCGGTGTTGGAGCACGAAAACCTCCGGCGTCCGCTCCTTACCGGTTTGCTGACAGTCATCAATATGGCCGACAACAAAGTTGGTGCTGAGCTGATCTCACGCACCTGGAAAGTTCAGGCCCTGCGCGACACATTCTTCAATGAGCTTTGGGACTACCTCGGGAGGAACACCGCGACCGGGCAGAGTGACTACGCGCAGCTGTGGGCAGACGGCGTCAAGACACTGCACTACGAGCTGGAGGCGCAACGCCAGGAACTCCAACTGCCATCCCGCCGGCCCGATCCGCTGCTGACCGTCCGAGAGGACCAGCAGCTTCTAGAGGACGCCGACCGTCTCGCCCCTACCACCCCGCTCGACACGGACAGGATCAAGAAGACAATAGCCACCCTGGACGAGGTCCACGGATACCTGGAGCAAACCGCCTACCTGGAACGTGAGCGTCTGGAATCGAAGATCCGCACGGGGATCGCTGAGTTGGTTGAAACGATCGTGGAGTTCCCTACTCGGCTTAGCCTCGAGTATCTGGTGCCGTTGCTTAGAAAGCTGGACGCGGCCCTCGCTGGGCACTTCGCCCAAGTTCAGAGTGAGGCCGAGCCTAGCCAGCTGGAAGTTACGCCTGTTCTATCGGGATACGCGCCGAATGCGGCTTCCACGATTCAGGTGCAATTGAGCGTCACTAACCTGCCGCGCCGCAGTCCGGTCGGGGATGTTGTTATTCATGTTCTCGATAACGCAGCCGACTATCACGCCTTTCCCGACACTATCCCTGTCGCGCACAGCCTGCGCGACGAGCAGACCGAGACCTGTACGGTCGCTCTGACCGTGACGCCTCGGGCGATCGAACAGGAGGTGATCACCTTCCGATACCAGGTGCTATTCACCGTCAGGTCGGAGCGGCGGGTGGCATCGGAGCCGGAGACCCTGTCCCTGCGACTCAACCGGAACGAGGATTGGAAGCCGATCCGTAATCCCTACCTCGAGGGACCTCCGGTCAACGACAAAGACATGTTCTACGGCCGGGACACGCTCGTAGAGGTTCTGGTCAATTCGCTCGAGCACGTAGATACCAAATGCGTGGTGCTCTACGGCCAGAAGCGGGTGGGAAAATCTTCGGTGTTGATCCACCTAGAGAGGCGCCTGCGGCTTCCCCTTATCCCAGCCAGGCTAAGCCTGCAAGAGACCGTTCAAGACCTGAGGATGCTTAGCTGGGCGATTGCGGATGCGTTCTGGCGCAAATTCGAGGATCTTGAACTCGACGACGCCATGCCGCCGCTAGGGATACCGCGCCCGGAGCTCGGCCAATTCGCTGACCAGCCGCAGATCTCTTTCAACAACTACATGCGCGACATGAAGCGGGCAATGCGGCGCAACGAGGCCTACCGCTGTTGCCGCATGGTGCTGCTGCTTGACGAGTTCACGGTGCTGTACACGGCAATCGAGCGCGGCAAGCTCGGTCCCGACTTCATGAAAGTGTGGAAGGCGATGCTGGAGAGCAACCTCTTCAGCAGCGTGGTGGCCGGAAACGACCTGATGCCGCGCTTTCTTAAGAGGTTTCCTAACGAATTTCAAGTTGCGTCTCAGGAGCAAGTTTCCTACCTGGACGAGGAGTGGGCAACCAAGTTGATTTGGAAGCCGATCCCGCTTGACAACGGCGAGTCACGCTATCGCGGCGACGCCGTGCGGCGCATCCTCGAGCTGACCGCCCGCAACCCCTACTACATCCAGTTGTTTTGCAACCGCCTAGTGCAGCATATGAACGACGAGCGGCAACCGCTGATTGGTCCCGCTGATGTAGATCGCGTCACCGCAGCGCTGGTGTCCGGCGACCGGGCGCTACCACTTGAGCAGTTTGACAACTTGCTTACACCAGGCGACGCCGACGTCAGTGAAGTGTCCGGCGAAGACGCCCTTGACTTGTTGAAGGCCAGCCTATCCGGGCATCGAGGCGACTTATACCTCGACAATCGGAAGGCACTGGCTCGCCCAAACGGCCCGCAAATCATAGAGGATCTCTTACGCCGGGATGTGATCGTCCAAGGCACCGGCGACCGCTATCGCATCAAAGTCGGCTTATTCGCGGAATGGCTACACCAACGTAAGAGTTGGGAGATCGCGTGA